A single Filimonas effusa DNA region contains:
- a CDS encoding HlyD family secretion protein, translated as MDNQVTQEKKKKSLIRTVVVSIVVIVAAFFGFKKISYAINHETTDNAQVETQITPVLPRVAGYVKTISVNDYDSVKTGQLLVELDDAELQTQLLQMEADLKASEADIENAKASLHSTVVSLDVNRGGISLSKVKAQQALEDYNRNKNLFADQAITKKQLDDSRFAYEQAKQQELNSNSDLGSAQSRISVMQAAIKKTEAALDAKKAAIEQQKLKISYTKVYAPQAGKIGKRNVTLGQFVQAGTPLFSIVNDTTYWIIANFKETQIKKFHEGMHVELELDAFPNEKIEGTIASLSEATGARFSLLPPDNASGNFVKVTQRVPVKIAISDIEKHKNILRAGLSVDVSVPIN; from the coding sequence ATGGACAATCAAGTAACCCAGGAGAAAAAGAAAAAATCTCTGATACGCACTGTTGTGGTTAGTATTGTAGTAATAGTAGCCGCCTTCTTCGGCTTCAAAAAAATCTCTTACGCCATCAACCACGAAACTACCGACAATGCCCAGGTAGAAACACAGATCACGCCTGTGCTCCCAAGAGTCGCAGGTTATGTAAAAACAATTTCTGTAAACGACTACGACAGCGTTAAAACCGGCCAACTGCTGGTAGAACTGGATGACGCCGAACTACAGACGCAGTTATTACAAATGGAAGCCGACCTGAAAGCATCCGAGGCCGACATCGAAAATGCAAAAGCATCATTGCACAGCACCGTTGTGTCGCTCGATGTAAACCGTGGCGGCATCAGCTTAAGCAAAGTAAAAGCGCAGCAGGCGCTTGAAGATTACAACCGCAACAAAAACCTCTTTGCCGACCAGGCCATCACCAAAAAGCAATTGGACGACAGTCGCTTTGCCTACGAACAGGCTAAACAGCAGGAGCTCAACAGCAATAGCGATCTGGGATCCGCTCAAAGCCGCATTTCCGTAATGCAGGCCGCCATCAAAAAAACAGAAGCAGCCCTCGACGCCAAAAAAGCAGCGATAGAACAGCAGAAACTCAAGATCTCCTATACCAAAGTATATGCCCCGCAGGCAGGTAAAATAGGCAAGAGAAATGTAACACTCGGACAATTTGTTCAGGCAGGCACACCGCTGTTCTCTATCGTAAACGATACTACCTACTGGATCATAGCAAACTTCAAGGAAACACAGATCAAAAAATTCCATGAAGGCATGCACGTTGAGCTGGAACTCGATGCCTTCCCCAACGAGAAAATAGAAGGTACTATCGCCAGCTTAAGTGAAGCTACCGGCGCCCGTTTTTCGCTTTTGCCTCCGGATAACGCCAGCGGTAACTTCGTAAAAGTTACACAACGTGTGCCCGTTAAAATTGCGATCAGCGACATCGAAAAACATAAGAACATACTGCGCGCCGGCTTAAGCGTTGACGTTAGCGTTCCCATAAACTAA
- a CDS encoding TetR/AcrR family transcriptional regulator: MYYQIHSIVDMSTDKKEHIINTAIELFAVKGFEGTSIREIAAAAQVNLAMINYYFGSKEKLFESIVEYKASHSRGALEEVAADTSLTQMQKIEVIIQRHVDRLFANRHFHRVIFQEMVMTSRSALQESIICKIIYPNNQIITQIIQSGIDSGEFNRNADPQLCTVTIIGTINQIMSSKRFCNKMLNRDDDETYVPYEDDAFKQRFTNHMISIMQNHLLKQS; this comes from the coding sequence TTGTACTACCAAATCCATTCGATAGTAGATATGAGCACAGATAAGAAAGAACACATAATTAATACGGCAATTGAACTATTTGCCGTCAAAGGTTTTGAAGGAACCTCGATAAGAGAAATTGCGGCGGCGGCACAGGTGAACCTGGCGATGATCAATTATTATTTTGGCTCAAAAGAGAAATTGTTCGAAAGTATTGTAGAATATAAAGCAAGCCATTCAAGAGGCGCATTGGAAGAAGTGGCAGCAGACACGTCACTAACGCAGATGCAGAAAATAGAAGTCATCATCCAGCGCCATGTCGACAGGTTATTTGCCAACAGGCATTTTCACAGGGTTATATTCCAGGAAATGGTCATGACCTCCCGCTCAGCCTTGCAGGAATCGATTATTTGTAAGATCATTTACCCCAACAATCAGATCATTACTCAGATTATCCAGTCCGGCATCGACAGCGGAGAATTCAACAGGAATGCAGACCCGCAATTATGTACGGTAACTATCATTGGCACCATCAACCAGATCATGTCATCCAAACGTTTCTGCAATAAAATGCTCAACAGGGATGATGACGAAACCTATGTACCCTATGAAGATGACGCTTTTAAGCAACGATTTACCAACCATATGATAAGCATTATGCAAAACCACCTTCTAAAACAATCCTAA
- a CDS encoding flavin reductase family protein, with the protein MEQDAFFKQVRITHIKWETKDAASFELEPLDGWQPVYEAGQFITLVFTHHGKEERRSYSFSSAPALNEPMRITIKRVANGAYSRYLLDHAREGDILVSSGIGGFFHLPHPPQATEVRQLFFLAAGSGITPVYALIKTALHTTTLPIILVYSNRSAGDTIFLEQLQQLQQQHPGRFYVEYLYSNTLNVYTSRLSNWLLLHLLKKHSKFPGEQCLFYTCGPFEYMRTIAITLLTEGVPAANIRKEDFSSFKPAGKPVPPDTQPHQVTIHMGRATYQFSVRYPNNILAAAKALGINLPYSCEAGRCGSCTATCEQGSIWMACNEVLMDDEIAKGRVLTCQGYPIGGDATLRF; encoded by the coding sequence ATGGAACAGGATGCATTTTTCAAGCAGGTACGGATCACACATATAAAGTGGGAAACCAAAGACGCCGCCAGCTTTGAGCTGGAGCCACTTGATGGCTGGCAGCCCGTTTACGAAGCCGGCCAGTTCATTACACTGGTATTTACACATCATGGAAAAGAAGAACGCCGCTCCTACTCTTTTTCATCCGCACCTGCCTTAAATGAGCCGATGCGTATTACAATAAAACGCGTGGCAAACGGCGCCTACTCCCGCTATTTACTCGACCACGCACGTGAAGGCGACATCCTGGTAAGCTCCGGTATCGGCGGCTTCTTTCATCTGCCGCATCCTCCACAGGCAACTGAAGTCCGGCAACTGTTTTTCCTGGCTGCCGGCAGCGGTATCACTCCGGTATATGCGCTCATTAAAACAGCCCTGCATACCACCACCCTTCCCATAATACTGGTTTATAGTAACCGCAGCGCCGGAGACACGATATTCCTGGAACAACTGCAGCAACTGCAACAGCAACATCCCGGGCGTTTTTATGTAGAATACCTCTATAGCAACACCCTCAACGTATATACCAGCCGCTTAAGCAACTGGCTGTTATTACATCTGTTGAAAAAACACAGTAAATTTCCCGGCGAACAATGCCTCTTCTACACCTGCGGCCCTTTCGAATACATGCGTACCATAGCCATCACCCTGCTCACTGAAGGTGTGCCCGCCGCTAATATCCGGAAAGAAGATTTCAGCAGTTTTAAACCCGCCGGAAAGCCCGTTCCACCCGATACGCAGCCACACCAGGTAACCATTCACATGGGCCGGGCAACCTACCAGTTCTCTGTCCGGTATCCCAACAATATCCTTGCTGCCGCCAAAGCCCTCGGCATAAACCTCCCCTACAGCTGTGAAGCCGGAAGATGTGGCAGCTGCACCGCTACCTGCGAACAAGGCAGCATCTGGATGGCCTGCAACGAGGTGTTAATGGACGATGAAATTGCAAAAGGAAGAGTACTTACCTGCCAGGGCTACCCCATCGGCGGCGATGCAACCCTCCGCTTTTAA
- a CDS encoding aconitate hydratase, whose translation MAFDIEMIRSVYAALPAKVEAARKALGRPLTLAEKILFAHLHGDQSLQNFERGKSYVDFAPDRVAMQDATAQMALLQFMQAGRPKVAVPSTVHCDHLITAKNDAVTDLAMANAESKEVYDFLASVSNKYGIGFWKPGAGIIHQVVLENYAFPGGMMIGTDSHTVNAGGLGMIAIGVGGADACDVMAGLPWELKWPKLIGVKLTGKLNGWTAPKDVILKVAGILTVKGGTGAIVEYFGEGATSMSCTGKGTICNMGAEIGATTSTFGYDDSMSRYLKSTGRADVAEAADAVKAHLNADPEVYADPEKYFDQLIEINLDELEPHLNGPFTPDLATPISKMKEAAIANGWPTKVEVGLIGSCTNSSYEDISRAVSLAKQVAEKNLKTKAEFTITPGSEQVRYTIERDGFLKVFDQIGATVFANACGPCIGMWERVGAEKQEKNTIVHSFNRNFAKRADGNPNTFAFVASPELVTALAIAGDLTFNPLTDTLVNEKGEEVKLDAPSGDELPVKGFAVEDAGYQAPAQDGSGVQVIVSPTSKRLQLLDPFAAWEGTDLKGLKLLVKAKGKCTTDHISMAGPWLKFRGHLDNISNNMLIGAVNYYNDKTDNVKNQLTGEYGPVPATQRAYKAAGIGSIVVGDENYGEGSSREHAAMEPRHLGVRAILVKSFARIHETNLKKQGMLALTFEDKNDYDKIQEDDVVDILGLNGFAPGQPLTIVLHHADGSSDTIQVNHTYNQQQIEWFKAGGALNIIRKQVAAN comes from the coding sequence ATGGCATTTGACATTGAAATGATCAGGAGCGTGTATGCAGCGTTACCTGCCAAGGTAGAAGCCGCGCGCAAAGCATTAGGCCGACCATTAACTCTAGCAGAAAAAATCTTATTTGCACACCTGCATGGCGACCAGTCGTTACAGAATTTTGAACGCGGAAAAAGCTATGTAGACTTTGCTCCTGACCGTGTGGCCATGCAGGACGCCACAGCTCAAATGGCCCTGTTGCAGTTTATGCAGGCTGGTCGCCCCAAAGTGGCGGTGCCAAGTACCGTTCACTGCGATCACCTTATCACAGCAAAAAATGACGCTGTTACCGACCTCGCTATGGCAAACGCAGAAAGCAAAGAAGTATACGACTTCCTAGCCTCTGTTTCTAACAAATATGGCATTGGTTTCTGGAAACCAGGCGCTGGTATCATTCACCAGGTGGTTCTCGAAAACTATGCATTCCCCGGAGGTATGATGATTGGTACCGACTCCCACACCGTAAACGCAGGTGGATTGGGTATGATCGCTATCGGCGTAGGTGGTGCAGACGCCTGCGACGTAATGGCAGGCCTCCCATGGGAACTTAAATGGCCTAAGCTCATTGGCGTGAAATTAACCGGTAAACTCAATGGATGGACCGCCCCTAAAGACGTGATCCTCAAAGTGGCAGGTATCCTTACCGTAAAAGGTGGTACAGGCGCTATCGTCGAATACTTTGGCGAAGGCGCTACCAGCATGAGCTGTACAGGTAAAGGTACCATCTGTAACATGGGTGCCGAAATTGGTGCAACAACATCAACTTTTGGCTACGACGACAGCATGAGCCGCTACCTCAAATCTACAGGCCGTGCCGATGTTGCCGAAGCTGCCGACGCAGTAAAAGCACACCTCAATGCCGATCCCGAAGTATATGCCGATCCTGAAAAATATTTCGACCAGTTGATTGAAATCAACCTCGACGAACTGGAACCACACTTGAACGGACCTTTCACCCCCGATTTGGCTACTCCTATCTCTAAAATGAAGGAAGCAGCAATCGCCAACGGATGGCCAACCAAAGTGGAAGTAGGTTTAATTGGTAGCTGTACCAACTCATCTTACGAAGATATCAGCCGCGCAGTAAGCCTGGCAAAACAAGTAGCTGAGAAAAACCTGAAAACAAAAGCAGAATTCACCATCACTCCTGGCTCTGAGCAGGTACGATATACCATCGAAAGAGATGGATTCCTGAAAGTATTCGACCAGATCGGTGCTACTGTATTCGCCAACGCCTGCGGACCTTGTATCGGTATGTGGGAACGCGTAGGAGCTGAAAAACAAGAGAAAAATACGATTGTACACTCCTTCAACCGCAACTTCGCAAAACGCGCCGACGGTAACCCCAACACTTTCGCATTCGTAGCCAGCCCCGAACTGGTTACAGCGCTGGCCATTGCAGGTGACCTTACCTTCAACCCGCTGACCGATACACTCGTAAACGAAAAAGGCGAAGAAGTGAAACTCGACGCACCAAGCGGCGACGAATTACCGGTAAAAGGCTTCGCTGTAGAAGATGCTGGTTACCAGGCCCCTGCACAAGACGGCAGCGGTGTTCAGGTGATCGTATCCCCTACCTCTAAACGCCTGCAGTTACTCGATCCTTTCGCAGCATGGGAAGGCACCGACCTCAAAGGCCTCAAACTGCTCGTGAAAGCAAAAGGTAAATGTACTACCGACCATATCTCTATGGCCGGCCCATGGTTGAAATTCCGCGGTCACCTCGATAATATCTCCAACAACATGCTGATTGGCGCTGTTAACTATTACAACGACAAAACAGATAATGTTAAGAACCAACTCACAGGCGAATACGGCCCTGTACCTGCCACACAACGTGCTTACAAAGCAGCAGGAATAGGCAGTATCGTGGTGGGCGATGAAAACTATGGCGAAGGCAGCTCACGCGAACACGCCGCCATGGAACCCCGTCACCTTGGCGTTCGCGCTATCCTCGTAAAATCTTTTGCAAGGATCCACGAAACAAACCTGAAAAAACAAGGTATGCTGGCATTGACATTCGAAGACAAGAATGACTACGACAAGATCCAGGAAGATGATGTTGTCGACATCCTTGGCCTCAACGGCTTTGCTCCCGGTCAGCCGCTGACCATCGTATTACACCATGCCGATGGTTCTTCCGATACCATTCAGGTAAACCATACCTATAACCAACAACAGATCGAGTGGTTTAAGGCAGGTGGAGCACTCAACATCATCAGGAAACAGGTAGCAGCCAACTAA
- a CDS encoding PspC domain-containing protein, whose translation MNKLRQFIEWQAFGVCSAIGSKLGIASSRIRMWFIYVTFLTMGSPIVVYMVMAFWLNMKNYILSARRNPLKYL comes from the coding sequence ATGAATAAGTTGAGACAGTTCATCGAATGGCAGGCATTTGGTGTATGTTCAGCCATTGGCTCAAAACTGGGGATTGCCAGTTCGCGTATAAGGATGTGGTTCATTTATGTAACCTTTCTAACTATGGGGTCGCCGATAGTGGTGTATATGGTGATGGCTTTCTGGCTGAATATGAAGAATTACATTTTGTCGGCCAGGCGGAACCCTCTGAAATACCTTTAA
- a CDS encoding helix-turn-helix domain-containing protein — protein sequence MNPESALKIEYNHSDYDELLRYYSRVFKTKYSNEILELPAYYGEGYMKLLALPNGLKCVLGDYRVHQDTIFHRKKDNRHFYVLRFDEVFEEENGLEISPKSAVCLTNTNFDWLLFEKKGAHIRSLKVQISEEWLNDFLKNEPCGEQVRKFLALKTGSFNYEPMDNEYKLLLNHVLSPDCDERFHLLYQQNRIMLLVERFFTNLVKRLSGSPQAPKITTGEIERIREAEECLLHDLTKALPIDALARKVMLSQSKLKDGFKQMYGMSIYQYFQKHRMQKAKAMLVSKKYTVREVAKALGYESMNSFAKAFQKVFAQLPSEVSRDVIV from the coding sequence GTGAATCCTGAAAGTGCACTGAAGATTGAATATAATCATTCCGATTATGATGAACTGCTGCGGTATTATTCCCGTGTGTTTAAGACGAAATACAGCAATGAAATACTTGAGTTACCGGCGTATTATGGGGAGGGGTATATGAAGCTGCTCGCGTTGCCCAATGGGCTTAAGTGTGTTTTGGGCGATTACCGTGTGCACCAGGATACTATTTTTCACCGGAAGAAAGATAACCGGCATTTTTATGTGCTGCGTTTTGATGAGGTTTTTGAAGAAGAGAATGGTTTAGAGATTTCGCCTAAATCGGCGGTGTGTCTTACGAATACGAATTTCGACTGGCTTCTTTTTGAAAAAAAAGGTGCTCATATCAGGAGTTTAAAAGTGCAGATCAGTGAAGAGTGGCTAAACGATTTCCTGAAAAATGAACCTTGCGGCGAGCAGGTCCGCAAGTTTCTGGCATTGAAAACGGGGTCGTTTAATTACGAGCCTATGGACAATGAGTATAAGTTGTTGCTTAACCATGTACTTTCACCCGATTGCGATGAACGTTTTCATCTGCTATACCAGCAGAACAGGATCATGTTGCTGGTAGAACGCTTTTTTACAAATCTTGTGAAACGACTGAGTGGGTCCCCCCAAGCGCCCAAAATAACCACCGGTGAAATAGAACGTATCCGAGAAGCAGAGGAATGCCTGCTGCACGACCTTACGAAAGCATTACCTATAGATGCCCTGGCAAGGAAGGTAATGTTGAGTCAGTCTAAACTTAAGGACGGCTTTAAGCAGATGTATGGAATGTCGATTTATCAGTACTTCCAGAAGCACCGCATGCAGAAGGCAAAGGCCATGCTGGTGTCGAAAAAATATACTGTACGTGAGGTTGCAAAAGCACTCGGATATGAAAGTATGAACAGTTTCGCAAAAGCATTCCAGAAAGTCTTTGCTCAGTTACCTTCGGAGGTGAGCAGGGATGTTATTGTTTAA
- a CDS encoding helix-turn-helix transcriptional regulator: protein MANLMLQYNCDNYVELVHLLASKMQAPVRDNMIAIPARYGQGYLRAQNLQGGLSVLISDVLCAADIMLERLPGYNSFYVLQFSEVMEEQIAQITSRGNTSIVTELTNSYVMLHNGQMESKNFIPAGTQVRSLLLIFERKHLLQFLEPDVADLFLSNYFSRLVQTGAVEPIDADYRALLDMLLRPSIDHPLPSNYMSNRCMLLLERFILQVMSKTEERPLTGKLSADEVNRLMRVEAKLVKDYTVPPPTIELLSKSAAMSATKLKRDFKLLYGLPIYEYYQRHRMKKARQLLMEGVHSIKEVGIMVGYSNLSHFAVSFKKEFGVLPSEFSVRDAVLPIERID from the coding sequence ATGGCAAACTTGATGCTTCAATATAATTGCGACAACTACGTCGAACTCGTGCATTTGCTGGCAAGCAAAATGCAGGCACCTGTGCGCGATAATATGATAGCGATACCAGCACGTTATGGGCAGGGGTACCTGCGTGCGCAGAACCTGCAGGGTGGATTATCTGTTTTGATCAGCGATGTGCTTTGTGCCGCAGATATAATGCTGGAGCGTCTTCCGGGTTACAATTCGTTTTATGTATTACAGTTTTCGGAGGTGATGGAAGAGCAGATTGCGCAGATCACTTCACGCGGCAATACCAGTATTGTAACGGAGCTTACCAATAGTTATGTGATGTTGCATAACGGGCAAATGGAATCCAAGAACTTTATTCCTGCCGGTACGCAGGTGCGTTCACTGCTGCTCATTTTTGAGCGTAAACATTTGCTTCAGTTCCTGGAGCCCGATGTGGCAGATCTTTTCCTGAGCAACTATTTCTCCCGGCTGGTGCAAACAGGCGCGGTAGAGCCTATCGATGCTGATTACAGGGCATTGCTTGATATGTTACTGCGTCCTTCGATAGACCATCCTCTGCCTTCGAATTATATGAGCAACCGGTGTATGTTGTTGCTTGAAAGGTTTATCCTGCAGGTGATGAGTAAAACCGAAGAAAGACCGCTTACCGGCAAGCTGAGCGCCGATGAGGTGAACAGGCTTATGCGTGTTGAAGCAAAGCTGGTAAAGGATTATACTGTACCTCCGCCTACCATAGAGCTGCTTTCCAAGTCGGCAGCTATGAGTGCAACCAAGCTCAAACGTGATTTCAAATTATTATACGGTCTTCCTATATACGAATACTACCAGCGTCATAGAATGAAAAAAGCACGCCAGCTTTTGATGGAAGGCGTGCATTCTATTAAGGAGGTTGGCATTATGGTAGGTTATAGTAACCTCAGCCATTTTGCTGTAAGTTTTAAAAAGGAGTTCGGCGTATTGCCCAGTGAATTTTCAGTCAGGGACGCGGTATTACCTATTGAACGAATTGATTAA
- the kdsA gene encoding 3-deoxy-8-phosphooctulonate synthase: protein MIPSYLQELCKSQSYNPDNFFLIAGPCVVESESLLDEVAGTVSRICARLEIPYVFKASYRKANRTSASSFTGIGDETALQLLQKTGQKYNLPVTSDIHAYDEAAPAAKYIDILQIPAFLCRQTDLLVAAAETGKIVNVKKGQFLSGPSMQFAVDKIKKAGNNNILLTERGTTFGYQDLVVDYRNIPWMQAHGVPVVMDCTHSLQQPNQTSGVTGGNPQLIETIAKAAIATGADGLFIETHPNPAVAKSDGANMLRLELLEPLLEKLVKLRKAVI, encoded by the coding sequence ATGATACCTTCTTATTTACAAGAGCTGTGCAAGTCGCAGTCATATAATCCAGATAATTTTTTCTTAATAGCTGGCCCCTGTGTGGTTGAAAGCGAGTCGTTACTGGACGAAGTAGCGGGAACTGTATCGCGTATTTGCGCAAGGCTCGAAATACCTTATGTATTCAAAGCCAGTTACCGTAAAGCCAACCGCACCAGCGCCAGTTCGTTCACCGGTATTGGCGATGAAACGGCCCTGCAGCTGTTACAGAAAACAGGTCAGAAATACAACCTGCCTGTAACTTCCGATATACACGCTTACGATGAAGCCGCGCCCGCAGCGAAATATATAGATATTTTACAAATACCTGCATTTCTATGCCGCCAGACCGATCTGCTCGTGGCAGCAGCTGAAACCGGCAAGATCGTAAATGTAAAAAAAGGCCAGTTCCTCAGTGGCCCCTCCATGCAGTTTGCTGTAGACAAAATTAAAAAAGCAGGCAATAACAATATCCTGCTTACAGAAAGAGGAACCACCTTCGGCTACCAGGACCTGGTGGTCGACTACCGCAATATCCCCTGGATGCAGGCACATGGTGTTCCTGTAGTAATGGATTGTACGCACTCATTACAGCAACCCAATCAAACCAGTGGTGTTACAGGTGGTAATCCGCAGCTGATAGAAACCATAGCCAAAGCCGCTATAGCAACCGGTGCAGATGGATTGTTCATTGAAACCCATCCCAATCCTGCCGTAGCAAAAAGCGACGGAGCGAATATGTTACGTCTGGAACTGCTGGAACCTTTATTGGAAAAGCTGGTGAAGCTCAGAAAAGCGGTGATCTAA
- a CDS encoding NAD-dependent epimerase/dehydratase family protein, with protein sequence MSVTKEKILVIGASGQIGVELTLALRNIYGASNVIAADLREENDLLKGSGGPYVSLDVMNKEMLHVLVLRQNITQIYLLAAILSATGEKNPNLAWSLNMQSLLNVLDIAREENIHKVYWPSSIAVFGPTSPKQLCPQQTIIEPTTVYGISKYAGEFWCNYYFHRYGVDVRSLRYPGLISYKSAPGGGTTDYAVEIYHDALDEKQYECFLKEDTYLPMMYMPDAIRATIELMEAPAEKLSVRTSYNLSAISFSPKEIAESIRKHIPEFKMKYKPDYRQVIADSWPQSIDDSVAANDWSWKPEYDLDRMTEDMLKNLKVQKAG encoded by the coding sequence ATGTCAGTTACTAAAGAAAAAATTCTGGTAATAGGTGCCAGTGGACAAATTGGCGTAGAGCTTACGCTGGCTCTCCGCAACATCTATGGTGCTTCGAATGTAATAGCGGCCGATCTCCGCGAAGAAAACGATTTGCTGAAGGGATCCGGCGGCCCTTATGTGAGCCTGGATGTTATGAACAAAGAAATGCTGCATGTACTGGTGCTGCGTCAGAACATCACCCAGATCTACCTGCTTGCCGCCATCCTTTCCGCTACAGGTGAAAAGAATCCCAACCTTGCCTGGAGCCTTAACATGCAAAGCCTGCTTAACGTGCTCGATATTGCACGTGAAGAAAATATTCATAAAGTGTACTGGCCCAGCAGCATCGCTGTGTTTGGACCTACTTCGCCCAAACAGCTTTGTCCGCAGCAAACTATTATTGAACCTACCACTGTATATGGCATCAGTAAATATGCGGGTGAATTCTGGTGTAATTATTATTTCCACAGGTATGGTGTAGACGTAAGGAGCTTACGTTATCCCGGTCTTATCAGCTATAAGTCGGCGCCCGGTGGCGGTACTACCGATTATGCGGTAGAGATATATCACGATGCGCTTGATGAAAAGCAATATGAGTGTTTCCTGAAAGAAGATACCTATCTGCCAATGATGTATATGCCCGACGCGATAAGGGCTACTATCGAGTTGATGGAAGCACCGGCTGAAAAGCTGTCTGTGCGTACATCGTACAATCTTTCTGCTATCAGTTTCTCTCCAAAGGAGATTGCTGAAAGCATCAGGAAACATATACCTGAATTCAAGATGAAATATAAACCCGACTACAGGCAGGTTATTGCAGACAGCTGGCCGCAAAGTATTGATGACTCTGTGGCGGCGAATGACTGGAGCTGGAAACCGGAATACGATCTGGACAGGATGACGGAAGACATGCTTAAGAACCTTAAGGTGCAGAAAGCGGGTTAG
- a CDS encoding RrF2 family transcriptional regulator, translating into MLSKKTQYAFKALMYLAEKKDEGPVLIAEISKKKKIPLKFLENILLELRKGGVLDSKKGKGGGYFFAVPPSTVYLAKIMRMMEGPIALLPCVSLNFYERCKNCDESFCGLNRVMSDVRDASLGILEKRTVADIAGI; encoded by the coding sequence ATGCTTTCGAAAAAAACGCAATACGCATTTAAGGCGCTGATGTACCTGGCGGAAAAAAAAGATGAGGGCCCAGTTCTGATTGCGGAAATATCAAAGAAAAAGAAGATACCTCTTAAATTCCTCGAGAATATTTTATTGGAACTGCGTAAAGGCGGAGTCCTTGATAGTAAAAAAGGAAAAGGGGGCGGCTATTTTTTTGCCGTGCCCCCTTCTACTGTTTATCTGGCTAAGATCATGCGTATGATGGAAGGGCCTATAGCGCTTCTCCCCTGCGTGAGCCTTAATTTCTACGAGCGATGTAAGAACTGCGATGAGTCGTTCTGCGGCCTCAACCGCGTTATGAGCGATGTCCGTGATGCATCGCTTGGCATACTCGAAAAAAGAACTGTTGCAGATATAGCGGGTATCTAA
- a CDS encoding outer membrane beta-barrel protein, whose amino-acid sequence MNMRMVIMFLFAGTILFSATAKAQRLVFVYANGMYNKPTGKFNDANYNYGFGGEVGAGVGLLSKTFLTGSVGYNSFNNTVSGVSNLKATPIKFGFRQYLFSRILFAKVDAGVAQTKAEGFDGSKSKFTLGAGAGVKLAGLNLGIDYNTINLNEGGQNWIGWLAFKAGFSIGL is encoded by the coding sequence ATGAACATGCGTATGGTTATTATGTTCCTCTTTGCCGGAACAATTCTGTTTTCCGCTACTGCAAAAGCCCAACGGCTGGTGTTTGTATATGCCAATGGTATGTACAATAAGCCTACGGGCAAATTCAACGATGCCAATTACAATTATGGCTTCGGCGGTGAAGTGGGAGCAGGTGTTGGTTTACTCAGCAAAACTTTCCTTACCGGAAGTGTGGGTTACAACTCTTTCAATAATACTGTAAGCGGTGTGAGTAACCTGAAAGCCACCCCCATTAAATTCGGCTTCCGCCAGTATCTTTTTTCCCGTATCCTGTTTGCCAAAGTTGATGCGGGTGTTGCTCAAACTAAAGCAGAAGGCTTCGATGGTTCAAAATCCAAATTTACCCTGGGCGCGGGTGCTGGTGTAAAACTTGCGGGACTGAACCTGGGCATAGACTACAATACTATCAACCTCAATGAAGGTGGCCAGAACTGGATAGGCTGGCTTGCGTTTAAAGCAGGTTTTTCTATCGGGCTATAA
- a CDS encoding helix-turn-helix domain-containing protein has product MPVVINLDVVLAKRKMSLSRLSEKTGISLVNLSLLKNNKIKAIRFSTLEAICVALGCKPGEIIDYLSDEEYNALLANENS; this is encoded by the coding sequence ATGCCTGTTGTTATAAATCTGGATGTGGTACTGGCAAAAAGAAAGATGTCTCTTTCCAGGTTAAGCGAGAAAACCGGCATTAGCCTGGTGAATCTTTCCCTGCTAAAGAATAATAAGATAAAGGCTATCAGGTTTAGCACGCTGGAAGCAATATGCGTTGCGCTTGGTTGTAAGCCGGGAGAAATTATCGATTATCTGTCCGATGAGGAATACAACGCGTTGCTGGCCAATGAAAACAGCTAA